In Topomyia yanbarensis strain Yona2022 chromosome 2, ASM3024719v1, whole genome shotgun sequence, one DNA window encodes the following:
- the LOC131684844 gene encoding uncharacterized protein LOC131684844: MSINITVHAKGQPTSYSAAGGNDPFASLESVRQADNQRRRKTRLEQVRQQSKELAAKVRKNFQTAKTKQLACVQKVKQDELNNWKRKHIAQLQADYQTCLEDVGEAHKAAEAAEQCELWFQERKAAQQAAALMRGKQAEAKLAGEIQDRESKKPKKRKEYKPSKSVGVQVSGPSGETKQNVEVQADESISSANTLSAFEQFKRGSKVKLVSGAEGVISSDDELLASGKNKENITPSHNTHTKQVETMYYNATSFTSPDTLHNLAAQTTRSTRAPALKPFTQVSDLIKKRRDDKSLKYHLQPSASQQTAKDLGSYSSQKNVQFDDLSENTLSFPTSTALDRSILESPRKPVRKLVEQPKTLSTGGVVHSAPPVPSKTKSSLTSPSKQSSGTSSTKVQYYDYNTKFRKEYDQPVSLVQRNEKSEGDLNAMQEASRLERLQSEMLTARRQPETIDRSKIALEKLQTRKDYENLKAELDKLVKAESQAKGFDVTKKPPLTEAQHRKQNESRQKRMNDAVEDLLKQRVLITCPKVRDPPNSVPQPCRPPQINVAAGRTNAATLPGDDSLNREVNSSDSCSTILLGYDPSSVSAGNVVPTEKDRDKVAKLRELLENINEQKRLLIDELKKEEEIERELRVPVPTLKSAKSQTDNGILSLQKRQKLLEQQQIELKEKEQEIRELEKQLKDKLNQLEREKSKPKIPPIHVETHGSARAEVQTIQDTSSNDSNGSFQSGSEIPVKIVITVNDKSQKKIKKTPKKGISETRKRKKAKETLNQPVEAPQPQTPTKFGTPTKSQASTKAMVVEPPPKRVISPAKALPEPEQSPISSTTSTIYRQPPEKIDNRLSKLLRQIDQKQSTDESVPVPKPQTKKVVPKHQLKKATPPAPTGGQKNMDPSLMQYIVRLLGMSRQSIEQLGVSSSTTISTPHDSVVNVSGNQSSIEEDMAKDQSRLDKLRRFIDENYNFLNEIDETLKEQELSGTLDENISRVGDIWMRTLSRKENEIRQKKPPQSKTPDAPRQPPVQQSPATKESSLKSILKSPRKVPAKVAKIITPQGHVEIINLSDRDEQEVLEKYSQLTESCSKRISELSDMIQKVREEKKKLIENSLSSSEQQESTKYLDIPKTLTGVSIQQLNAAAKSSAETSPRSAREDPVSEEINDIFTASRQIGLSKDSGIAMSRPVTSSDFRDSPDARPQNAGVPQFESSEDLSLRDATAAPAAKTFEPLLKDIPKVTARILQSDNGETHQPAHTSSHDPKDLALAKRTKPPMAITRYSPQLDEATTAHELSTILEVETPMTSKINISVPASEKLDPADQLLVEARDKLLEHARALGYDGFPNYDEYVRQKELEATRFDLEKTSVSRTTDPLEVTDRSEQLRYQKYPGSVPEINVTEETLKEDDSNNKPTEQVSNSSSSTSLPDVIAELKLRNIIDKSFNNSLDDSNRSSPGSGSIEIIQPVPLLEKSPTKRQHNRKPDDFRSSTAQEATGSLERDLNQLGLRWASTMLKKNQEALQQDHSSSSSLSLVEDIRRASGTNQNNRDSQPIAGKPLNLREFIARELMIRTHSDLNSISGSSSPCSLLLKSMLDISNINTSTPELLTQTTDKNVQRTSTPVASKSSSSSPRLAERTGEPNLNVAVGLFSGESRISSVHMSSSSSGELIVPNVRLNIDKYEKSKNGKQP, from the exons ATGTCCATCAATATTACGGTGCATGCCAAAGGGCAACCCACTTCTTATTCAGCAGCAGGAGGCAACGATCCATTCGCCAGCCTTGAAAGTGTTCGCCAGGCCGACAATCAGAGACGACGAAAGACACGATTAGAACAG GTCCGTCAACAGTCCAAGGAACTCGCCGCAAAAGTTCGTAAGAACTTCCAAACTGCCAAAACTAAGCAGCTTGCCTGTGTGCAAAAAGTTAAACAGGACGAACTTAACAACTGGAAACGGAAGCATATTGCACAGCTGCAAGCAGATTACCAAACCTGTCTGGAGGATGTCGGTGAAGCTCACAAGGCGGCGGAAGCTGCCGAGCAGTGCGAACTTTGGTTTCAGGAACGAAAAGCTGCCCAACAAGCTGCAGCTTTGATGCGCGGAAAACAGGCGGAGGCAAAGCTAGCTGGAGAAATTCAAGATCGTGAAAGTAAAAAGCCGAAAAAGAGAAAGGAGTATAAACCTTCAAAATCCGTTGGGGTTCAAGTATCCGGTCCGAGTGGGGAGACGAAACAAAATGTGGAGGTTCAGGCGGATGAGAGCATTTCGTCTGCTAACACCTTGAGCGCTTTTGAGCAGTTCAAAAGAGGTAGCAAGGTGAAGTTAGTTTCTGGTGCGGAGGGTGTTATATCTTCCGATGATGAACTGTTGGCGTCAGGTAAAAATAAAGAGAACATTACTCCATCACACAACACTCACACTAAACAAGTGGAAACTATGTATTACAACGCAACGTCGTTCACCTCACCGGATACATTGCACAATTTAGCCGCTCAAACAACACGATCTACCAGGGCTCCGGCGTTGAAACCTTTCACGCAAGTGTCCGACCTTATCAAAAAGCGTCGAGATGACAAATCGCTAAAGTATCACCTACAGCCATCGGCATCACAGCAGACTGCAAAAGATCTTGGCAGCTACTCTTCCCAGAAAAATGTTCAGTTCGATGATCTCAGTGAAAATACTCTTTCCTTTCCGACGAGTACAGCACTGGACCGGTCGATTCTGGAATCTCCAAGAAAACCAGTTCGCAAGTTGGTTGAACAACCGAAAACACTTTCAACGGGTGGCGTCGTTCATAGTGCTCCGCCGGTCCCGTCGAAGACGAAAAGTTCGCTAACCAGTCCGTCCAAACAGTCGAGCGGTACTTCGAGCACTAAGGTGCAGTATTATGACTATAATACCAAGTTTCGGAAAGAGTACGACCAGCCGGTTTCATTGGTGCAACGGAATGAGAAGTCGGAGGGTGATCTGAATGCAATGCAGGAAGCTAGTAGATTGGAGCGGTTGCAGAGTGAAATGCTGACCGCGAGAAG GCAACCAGAGACAATTGATCGTTCAAAAATAGCTCTGGAAAAATTACAAACGAGAAAAGATTATGAGAACTTAAAAGCCGAACTGGACAAACTGGTCAAGGCTGAGAGTCAAGCGAAGGGATTTGATGTG ACTAAAAAGCCTCCGCTGACTGAAGCACAACATCGAAAACAGAACGAATCTCGACAGAAACGAATGAACGACGCTGTGGAAGATTTACTTAAACAGCGGGTACTGATCACCTGTCCCAAGGTGCGAGATCCTCCCAATAGCGTACCACAACCTTGTAGACCGCCGCAAATAAATGTGGCCGCTGGTCGAACAAACGCAGCTACCTTGCCCGGAGATGATTCTCTGAACCGCGAAGTCAATAGTTCCGATAGCTGTAGTACTATTTTGCTAGGATACGATCCGAGCAGTGTAAGCGCTGGCAATGTCGTGCCGACGGAAAAAGATCGTGATAAGGTGGCAAAGTTGAGAGAACTACTGGAGAACATCAACGAGCAGAAGAGGCTCCTGATTGATGAACTTAAGAAGGAGGAAGAAATAGAGCGAGAGTTAAGGGTACCTGTGCCGACACTCAAATCCGCCAAAAGCCAGACTGATAATGGTATTTTGAGTTTGCAAAAGCGACAGAAACTGCTGGAGCAGCAGCAGATCGAGTTAAAAGAGAAGGAACAAGAAATTCGAGAGCTTGAAAAGCAATTGAAGGACAAATTGAATCAGCTAGAAAGGGAAAAATCTAAGCCAAAGATTCCTCCCATTCATGTAGAAACACACGGATCAGCCAGAGCTGAAGTGCAGACGATTCAAGATACTTCATCTAATGATTCAAACGGTAGCTTTCAATCTGGTTCAGAAATACCTGTCAAAATTGTAATCACGGTAAACGATAAAtcccaaaagaaaataaaaaagacaCCGAAAAAAGGAATTTCTGAGACGCGGAAGCGAAAGAAAGCAAAGGAAACCTTAAATCAACCAGTGGAAGCACCACAACCACAAACACCCACAAAATTTGGAACCCCCACAAAATCACAAGCGTCAACAAAAGCGATGGTTGTTGAGCCTCCGCCCAAGAGAGTTATTTCGCCCGCCAAGGCACTCCCGGAACCGGAACAATCACCCATAAGTTCAACCACCTCAACTATATACAGACAACCACCAGAGAAGATTGACAATCGCCTGAGTAAATTACTAAGACAAATCGATCAAAAGCAAAGCACGGATGAATCAGTTCCTGTGCCAAAgccgcaaacgaaaaaagttgtTCCTAAGCATCAGCTAAAAAAGGCAACGCCTCCAGCGCCCACTGGTGGACAGAAGAATATGGACCCCTCCCTGATGCAATACATTGTTCGTCTGTTAGGGATGTCCCGCCAGTCTATCGAACAGCTTGGTGTTAGTTCTTCCACGACGATCTCCACGCCTCACGATTCGGTCGTCAATGTTAGCGGGAATCAATCCAGCATCGAAGAAGACATGGCTAAAGATCAATCGCGGTTGGACAAACTGCGGCGATTCATCGATGAAAACTACAACTTTTTGAATGAAATCGACGAGACGTTGAAAGAGCAGGAACTGAGTGGCACGTTAGACGAGAACATCAGTCGAGTGGGAGATATTTGGATGAGAACCCTAAGTCggaaagaaaatgaaattcgTCAGAAAAAACCGCCGCAATCGAAGACACCTGATGCTCCCAGACAACCGCCAGTTCAGCAATCGCCCGCGACGAAAGAAAGCTCACTGAAATCGATCCTTAAATCGCCAAGAAAAGTTCCAGCTAAAGTAGCCAAAATTATCACCCCGCAAGGACACGTTGAGATCATTAATTTGAGCGATCGGGATGAACAGGAAGTACTGgaaaaatattcccagttgacTGAAAGTTGCAGCAAACGTATCAGCGAACTATCGGACATGATCCAAAAGGTGCGCGAGGAGAAGAAAAAGCTGATTGAAAACAGCCTGTCATCTAGTGAGCAACAGGAGTCTACCAAATACCTGGATATCCCTAAAACTCTAACGGGTGTATCAATTCAACAGCTCAACGCAGCTGCCAAGAGCTCTGCCGAAACAAGCCCCCGGTCGGCCAGGGAAGATCCGGTCAGCGAGGAAATAAATGATATCTTTACCGCCTCCAGGCAGATTGGGCTGAGCAAGGACAGTGGCATCGCCATGTCCCGACCTGTGACTTCGTCGGATTTTCGCGATAGTCCGGATGCACGACCACAGAACGCCGGCGTGCCACAGTTTGAATCGTCGGAAGATCTTAGCTTGAGGGATGCGACAGCTGCACCGGCAGCGAAGACGTTTGAGCCGTTGTTGAAAGATATTCCAAAG GTCACCGCTCGTATTCTACAATCGGACAACGGCGAAACGCATCAACCAGCTCACACCAGCAGCCACGACCCGAAAGACTTAGCGCTTGCCAAACGCACCAAACCACCGATGGCCATCACCCGATACAGTCCGCAGCTGGATGAGGCGACCACGGCCCACGAACTATCCACGATTCTCGAAGTGGAAACACCGATGACATCAAAGATAAACATTTCGGTTCCTGCTAGTGAAAAACTGGACCCAGCCGATCAGCTGCTTGTGGAAGCCCGCGACAAGCTACTGGAACATGCCCGTGCTCTGGGTTACGATGGTTTTCCCAACTATGACGAGTACGTGCGACAAAAGGAACTGGAAGCGACGCGGTTCGATCTGGAGAAAACCAGCGTGTCCCGCACGACCGATCCATTGGAGGTGACCGATAGAAGCGAGCAGTTACGATACCAAAAGTATCCTGGTTCTGTTCCGGAAATAAATGTAACCGAGGAAACACTCAAAGAGGATGACAGTAACAACAAACCAACGGAACAGGTTAGTAATTCCAGCTCCAGTACCTCTCTGCCGGATGTAATAGCCGAATTAAAACTTCGCAACATCATCGACAAGTCATTTAACAACTCTCTCGATGATTCCAACCGATCCTCACCTGGTTCAGGTTCAATTGAAATTATTCAGCCAGTCCCATTGCTAGAAAAGTCTCCAACAAAAAGACAACATAACAGAAAACCCGACGATTTCCGGAGTTCTACCGCCCAAGAAGCTACGGGTTCGCTGGAACGTGACTTAAACCAACTGGGACTCCGTTGGGCTTCAACGATGTTGAAGAAAAACCAGGAAGCCCTACAACAAGATCACTCCAGCAGTTCATCTCTTTCCCTGGTCGAAGATATTCGGCGGGCCTCGGGAACTAACCAAAACAATCGAGATTCCCAACCAATAGCCGGTAAACCGTTGAACCTGAGAGAGTTCATCGCTCGCGAACTAATGATTCGAACACATTCCGATTTAAACTCGATCTCCGGTTCATCCAGTCCTTGCAGTTTACTGCTGAAATCGATGCTGGACATAAGTAACATTAACACATCGACGCCGGAGCTGCTCACACAAACGACGGATAAGAACGTCCAACGTACCTCGACTCCGGTAGCATCAAAATCGTCCTCTAGCTCACCGCGGTTGGCGGAAAGAACCGGAGAACCGAATCTGAACGTAGCGGTCGGTTTGTTCTCGGGTGAATCGAGAATATCATCCGTTCACATGAGTTCTTCCTCCAGCGGGGAGCTGATCGTTCCGAATGTAAGGCTCAATATAGATAAGTACGAGAAAAGTAAGAATGGAAAGCAACCGTAG